In the bacterium genome, one interval contains:
- the cyoE gene encoding heme o synthase: protein MNRVAEAIGGAETRATGQVMAAYLALTKPRLVTMVVITAAAGFYLGAPGAIPAGLFLHAMAGTAFAAAGALALNQYLERDLDACMARTRRRPLPAGRVQPLPALLFGGALTVIGLAQLLLAVNPLASAVTAVTSAVYLFIYTPLKRITPLCTIVGAVPGALPPVTGWVAARGDFGDGAVVLFAILFLWQIPHSLAIARLYADQYADAGFRLLPVVEPDTRRTERAVLSYSLALAAVGVTPALLGMAGPLYLAVALILGGGLLATAVAFAIRRAGSARWLLLASLVYLPVLLSMMAFDRVGR from the coding sequence ATGAATCGAGTCGCCGAGGCGATTGGGGGAGCCGAGACGCGCGCCACCGGACAGGTGATGGCCGCCTACCTGGCGCTGACCAAACCGCGCCTCGTGACCATGGTGGTGATCACGGCCGCGGCCGGATTCTATCTCGGCGCGCCCGGCGCGATTCCCGCCGGTCTCTTTCTCCACGCGATGGCCGGCACGGCGTTCGCGGCGGCCGGGGCGTTGGCCCTGAACCAGTATCTGGAGCGCGATCTCGATGCCTGCATGGCGCGCACGCGGCGGCGGCCGCTGCCGGCAGGTCGGGTCCAGCCACTGCCAGCACTGCTGTTCGGTGGCGCGCTGACGGTGATCGGGCTCGCCCAGCTCCTGCTGGCGGTGAACCCGCTGGCATCCGCCGTCACGGCCGTGACCTCCGCCGTGTACCTGTTCATCTACACGCCGCTGAAGCGGATCACGCCGCTGTGCACCATCGTCGGTGCCGTGCCGGGTGCGCTGCCACCGGTGACCGGCTGGGTGGCGGCGCGCGGCGATTTCGGCGACGGCGCGGTGGTGCTGTTCGCGATCCTCTTCCTCTGGCAGATCCCGCACTCGCTCGCGATCGCGCGGCTCTACGCGGATCAGTACGCGGATGCGGGATTCCGGCTCCTGCCGGTGGTGGAGCCGGACACGCGTCGGACCGAGCGCGCGGTGCTCAGCTACAGCCTGGCGCTGGCGGCGGTGGGCGTGACGCCGGCGCTGCTCGGCATGGCCGGTCCCCTGTACCTCGCGGTGGCGCTGATCCTCGGCGGCGGTCTGCTCGCCACCGCGGTCGCCTTTGCGATCCGCCGCGCCGGTTCGGCGCGCTGGCTCCTTCTCGCGTCGCTGGTCTATCTGCCCGTCCTGTTGAGCATGATGGCCTTCGACCGGGTGGGACGCTGA
- a CDS encoding bifunctional nuclease family protein: MRSLAPFATVVLFAVLAGGCARHGDRQVEVRVRRIAMDPASRSPVVLLEDPGSKTALPIWIGMTEAQSIAMELAGDTPPRPRTHDLVKTMFDRVGVDLRRVLIRDVQEGTYFADIVLARDGDEVTVDSRPSDAIALAVRFGRPIFVERQLFAREAVVQMRDSAADDVATVGGITVQGLSVELARYFDLPAGRGVVVSDVTAGGPRALRRGDVILEVDGEPVRDARDFRAKMRQGAAALALRVQREGDVVEVALAHDPAFDR; the protein is encoded by the coding sequence GTGAGGTCCCTCGCGCCCTTCGCCACCGTGGTCCTGTTCGCCGTTCTCGCCGGCGGCTGCGCGCGTCACGGCGATCGACAGGTCGAGGTCCGCGTGCGCCGCATCGCGATGGATCCGGCATCGCGTTCGCCGGTGGTGCTCCTCGAAGATCCCGGCAGCAAGACGGCGCTGCCGATCTGGATCGGCATGACGGAGGCGCAATCGATCGCCATGGAGCTCGCCGGGGACACGCCGCCGCGCCCGCGCACCCACGACCTGGTGAAGACCATGTTCGACCGGGTCGGCGTGGATCTGCGGCGGGTGCTGATCCGCGACGTGCAGGAGGGGACCTACTTCGCCGACATCGTTCTCGCGCGCGATGGCGACGAGGTCACCGTGGACAGCCGCCCCAGCGACGCGATCGCCCTGGCGGTGCGGTTCGGGCGGCCGATCTTCGTCGAGCGCCAGCTTTTCGCGCGCGAGGCGGTGGTGCAGATGCGCGACTCCGCCGCGGACGACGTGGCGACGGTGGGGGGCATCACGGTCCAGGGTCTGTCGGTCGAGCTGGCCCGCTACTTCGACCTGCCGGCCGGCCGCGGCGTCGTCGTGTCCGACGTCACCGCCGGCGGGCCGCGCGCGCTGCGGCGCGGCGACGTGATCCTCGAGGTCGACGGCGAGCCGGTGCGCGATGCGCGGGACTTCCGCGCCAAGATGCGGCAGGGCGCCGCAGCGCTGGCCCTGCGGGTGCAGCGCGAGGGCGACGTGGTCGAGGTCGCGCTCGCGCACGACCCCGCGTTCGACCGCTGA